One Bacillota bacterium genomic region harbors:
- the murA gene encoding UDP-N-acetylglucosamine 1-carboxyvinyltransferase — protein MNKMVVSGSRPLQGRIRVSGAKNATLAILCACVLSKNEVILENIPDISDVRVMLEIISYLGLRAAWLGEDVLKISGAARVGDDTPYQLTKKLRASNLLLGPLMARNTAARVALPGGCAIGSRPMDLHFKGLTSMGADLEIRGGYIEGRVSGRLQGARVYLDFPSVGATENIMMAAALAEGQTILENVAKEPEIVDLAHFLNAMGAKIRGAGTDVIRIDGVPELFAPVRHSVIPDRIEAGTFMVAAAATRGDVTLEHVIPPHVEPVSAKLREAGVRVEEAEDTIRVSTPEPLLPISIKTMPYPGFATDMQSQMMSLLSVVPGTSIIVENIFENRFQVAQELRRMGAQIKVEGRVAVVEGIPRLHGTQVKSTDLRAGAALVIAGLMAEGVTEIQNAHFIDRGYRDLEARLASLGADVKRM, from the coding sequence CTGAACAAAATGGTGGTGTCCGGTTCCCGGCCGCTTCAGGGCCGGATTCGGGTCAGCGGGGCCAAGAACGCGACCCTGGCCATTCTGTGCGCCTGTGTGCTGTCCAAGAACGAAGTGATTCTCGAGAATATCCCCGACATCAGTGATGTGCGGGTAATGCTGGAGATAATCTCCTACCTGGGGTTGCGGGCCGCCTGGCTCGGTGAGGACGTATTGAAGATTTCCGGCGCCGCCCGGGTGGGTGATGATACGCCGTACCAGTTGACCAAGAAACTCCGGGCCTCGAACCTGTTGCTCGGACCCCTGATGGCCCGAAACACGGCGGCCCGGGTAGCCCTGCCCGGAGGGTGCGCCATCGGCAGCCGGCCCATGGATCTCCACTTCAAAGGCTTGACCAGCATGGGGGCCGACCTGGAGATCCGCGGCGGTTATATCGAAGGACGGGTGTCGGGGCGGCTCCAGGGAGCCAGGGTTTACCTGGACTTTCCCAGCGTGGGGGCCACGGAGAACATCATGATGGCCGCCGCTTTGGCCGAAGGACAGACCATCCTTGAAAACGTGGCCAAAGAGCCCGAGATCGTCGACCTCGCCCATTTCCTGAACGCCATGGGGGCGAAGATACGCGGGGCCGGCACTGACGTGATCCGCATCGACGGCGTGCCTGAGCTTTTTGCCCCGGTTCGGCACAGTGTCATCCCCGACCGCATCGAGGCCGGAACTTTTATGGTGGCCGCCGCCGCCACCCGGGGCGACGTGACCCTGGAACATGTCATTCCGCCCCACGTTGAGCCTGTGAGCGCAAAGCTCAGGGAAGCCGGCGTCCGGGTCGAGGAAGCCGAGGACACCATCCGGGTGTCCACTCCGGAGCCCTTGCTGCCGATCAGTATCAAAACGATGCCCTATCCCGGGTTTGCCACCGACATGCAGTCGCAGATGATGAGTCTTTTGTCGGTTGTTCCGGGAACCAGCATCATTGTGGAGAATATCTTCGAGAACCGTTTCCAGGTCGCCCAGGAATTGCGGCGCATGGGCGCCCAGATCAAGGTGGAGGGCCGGGTGGCGGTTGTCGAGGGGATACCCCGGTTGCACGGTACCCAGGTCAAGAGCACCGATCTGCGGGCCGGGGCCGCTCTGGTGATCGCCGGCCTGATGGCCGAGGGCGTCACCGAAATCCAGAACGCCCATTTCATTGACCGCGGTTACCGTGATCTGGAAGCGCGGCTGGCAAGCCTGGGCGCCGATGTAAAGCGGATGTAG
- the dsrA gene encoding dissimilatory-type sulfite reductase subunit alpha: protein MAFEPKRPQKTYTYDDVRLFTDEELKNYTAEEEKNFKIKHDIPLLEKLESGPWPSFVADAKRYALRRRKLGEEGKLLISPDVVEDLLGQVELSFVHGETHWKHGGIVGVIGYGGGVIGRYSDLAAKYPGVAHFHTVRVAQVPSKFYNTAFLRGLADLWEYRGSGMLNLHGSTGDIILLGTFTEQLEPLFQELTQVLDVDLGGSGSNLRTPECCLGKARCQYALYDTQEMCYEMTMHYQDELHRPAFPYKFKFKFDGCPNGCVASIARADLSFIGTWCDDIRIDQDAVQGYINGEFPPGGGSHSGKDWGKFDIYAEVIDRCPTGCMSLEGGELVIDNPNCTRCMHCINTMPRALRPGVETGVSLLFGAKAPILEGAQMSVLVIPFMKAEPPYDNVKEMINKMFEWWMDEGKNRERLGETIQRVGLQRFCDIMGLPPAPQMVKEPRTNPYIFWKEEDVPGGFERDINDYRSRHAR from the coding sequence ATGGCTTTTGAGCCGAAACGGCCACAGAAAACGTACACCTATGATGACGTGCGCCTCTTCACCGACGAAGAACTGAAGAACTACACGGCGGAAGAAGAGAAGAATTTTAAGATAAAGCACGACATCCCGTTGCTGGAAAAGCTGGAAAGCGGCCCGTGGCCCAGCTTCGTGGCGGACGCCAAGCGCTATGCGCTTCGCCGGCGCAAGCTTGGTGAAGAGGGCAAGCTCCTGATCAGCCCGGACGTGGTTGAGGACCTGCTCGGCCAGGTGGAGTTGTCCTTTGTACATGGTGAGACGCACTGGAAGCACGGCGGCATCGTCGGCGTGATCGGTTACGGCGGCGGCGTCATCGGCCGCTATTCCGACCTGGCGGCGAAATATCCGGGCGTGGCGCACTTCCATACCGTTCGCGTCGCCCAGGTGCCCAGCAAGTTCTACAACACCGCTTTCCTGCGCGGCCTCGCCGACCTCTGGGAGTACCGCGGCAGCGGCATGCTCAACCTGCACGGCTCCACCGGCGACATCATCCTCCTCGGCACCTTCACCGAGCAGTTGGAGCCCCTCTTCCAGGAACTTACCCAGGTCCTGGACGTGGACCTCGGCGGCTCCGGCTCCAACCTGCGCACGCCGGAGTGCTGTCTGGGCAAGGCCCGTTGCCAGTACGCCCTGTACGACACCCAGGAAATGTGCTACGAAATGACCATGCACTACCAGGACGAACTGCACCGGCCGGCCTTCCCGTACAAGTTCAAGTTCAAGTTCGACGGCTGCCCGAACGGTTGCGTGGCCTCCATCGCCCGCGCGGACCTCTCCTTCATCGGCACCTGGTGTGACGACATCCGGATCGACCAGGACGCGGTGCAGGGCTACATCAACGGCGAGTTCCCGCCCGGCGGCGGCAGCCACTCCGGCAAAGACTGGGGCAAGTTCGACATCTACGCGGAGGTCATCGACCGCTGCCCGACCGGCTGTATGTCCCTGGAAGGCGGCGAACTGGTGATCGACAACCCGAACTGCACCCGGTGCATGCACTGCATCAACACCATGCCGCGGGCGCTCAGACCCGGCGTCGAGACCGGCGTCAGCTTGCTGTTCGGCGCCAAGGCGCCGATCCTGGAAGGCGCGCAGATGTCGGTGCTGGTGATCCCCTTCATGAAGGCGGAGCCCCCGTACGACAACGTCAAGGAAATGATCAACAAGATGTTCGAGTGGTGGATGGACGAGGGCAAGAATCGCGAGCGTCTCGGTGAAACCATCCAGCGCGTCGGCCTGCAGCGTTTCTGCGACATCATGGGCTTGCCGCCCGCGCCGCAGATGGTGAAGGAGCCGCGGACCAACCCGTACATTTTCTGGAAGGAAGAAGACGTGCCGGGCGGCTTCGAGCGCGATATCAACGACTACCGGTCCAGACACGCAAGATAG
- the dsrB gene encoding dissimilatory-type sulfite reductase subunit beta has translation MALSKDRLGRFNPDKHMEGRVTDIGPRHYWQFFPPVIQNNYGKWAYHEILEPGVLVHVSETGDKAFTVRCGGMRFMTVDFVRELCDIADRFSDGYVRFTTRNNIEFIVDSLEKVEALKAELAKHTFAIGGSLKFPVGGTGAGVTNIVHTQGFIHCHTAAVDASSMVKALMDGLFEHFTSMDLPAQVRVSMACCLNMCGAVHCSDIALLGYHRKPPAIDHEVLHKICEIPLAIASCPTAAISPAKTEDGLKTVKLKVERCMFCGNCYTMCPALPLADGQGDCVVMMAGGKVSNRISMPTFSKVVIPYLPNNHPLFPEVVEATKQVLNAYAADARKYERIGDWAQRIGWEKFFEKCNLPFTEHLIDDYRLAYDTYRTSTQFKYTEAAWAVTRAAEGEE, from the coding sequence ATGGCGTTATCTAAAGACAGACTCGGCAGGTTCAACCCGGACAAACACATGGAAGGCCGGGTGACGGACATCGGCCCGCGTCACTACTGGCAGTTCTTCCCGCCCGTAATTCAGAACAACTACGGCAAGTGGGCCTACCACGAAATCCTGGAGCCGGGCGTGCTGGTACACGTGTCCGAGACCGGCGACAAGGCGTTCACCGTTCGGTGCGGCGGCATGCGGTTCATGACCGTCGACTTTGTGCGGGAGCTGTGCGACATCGCCGATCGGTTCTCCGACGGCTATGTGCGTTTCACCACCCGCAACAATATCGAATTTATCGTAGACAGCCTGGAAAAGGTCGAGGCCCTGAAGGCGGAACTCGCCAAGCACACCTTCGCCATCGGCGGCAGCCTCAAATTCCCGGTGGGCGGGACGGGTGCGGGCGTGACCAACATCGTCCACACCCAGGGCTTCATCCACTGCCACACGGCGGCCGTGGACGCCTCCTCCATGGTGAAGGCGCTCATGGACGGACTGTTTGAGCACTTCACCTCGATGGACCTGCCGGCCCAGGTCCGGGTTTCCATGGCCTGCTGCCTGAACATGTGCGGCGCCGTACACTGCTCGGACATCGCGCTTCTCGGCTACCACCGCAAGCCCCCGGCTATCGACCACGAAGTCTTGCACAAGATCTGCGAGATTCCGCTGGCCATCGCCTCCTGCCCGACGGCGGCCATTTCCCCCGCCAAGACCGAGGACGGCCTGAAGACGGTCAAGCTCAAGGTGGAACGGTGCATGTTCTGCGGCAACTGCTACACCATGTGTCCGGCGCTGCCGCTGGCGGACGGCCAAGGCGACTGCGTGGTCATGATGGCGGGCGGCAAGGTGTCCAACCGGATCAGTATGCCCACGTTCTCCAAGGTCGTTATCCCGTACCTGCCGAACAACCACCCCCTGTTCCCGGAAGTGGTGGAGGCGACGAAACAGGTGCTGAACGCGTACGCGGCCGACGCCCGCAAGTACGAGCGCATCGGCGACTGGGCCCAGCGGATCGGCTGGGAGAAGTTCTTCGAGAAGTGCAACCTGCCCTTCACGGAGCACCTGATCGACGATTACCGGCTGGCGTACGACACCTACCGCACCAGCACGCAGTTCAAGTACACCGAGGCGGCGTGGGCGGTTACCAGGGCGGCCGAAGGAGAAGAATAG
- a CDS encoding dissimilatory sulfite reductase D family protein, whose protein sequence is MDDLKQAIVEYLQSGKTKTKFYFNEIDKAVKDKIPSAKTLQVKKACSALINEGVLEYYSTGSTTLYGLKGAGIRSEG, encoded by the coding sequence ATGGACGACCTTAAGCAAGCGATCGTGGAGTACTTGCAGAGCGGAAAGACCAAGACGAAGTTTTACTTCAACGAAATCGACAAGGCCGTTAAGGACAAGATTCCGAGCGCCAAAACCCTGCAAGTCAAAAAGGCCTGCTCGGCCCTGATCAATGAGGGTGTGCTGGAGTACTATTCCACCGGCAGCACCACATTGTACGGGCTGAAAGGCGCTGGTATCCGGTCGGAGGGTTAA
- a CDS encoding tetratricopeptide repeat protein — MPREPQGSEEFIAEQKRILKQHEECATAAYNLGVAMMQQNRLAEAREHFEKAIETGSRMFEAYVNLGYIHFKEGDVEMVAEVNRKAVELEPRYARGYANLGFAYLQMARTGEAIEALEKALALNPEIVQAWNNLANAHLQQGDADKAIEAGERLVALAPDFGLGHNNLAVAYYHKGNFPKALEHADIAAGQGFALHPEFVKILDTYRQE, encoded by the coding sequence ATGCCGCGAGAACCGCAAGGTTCCGAAGAATTCATCGCCGAGCAAAAGCGGATCCTGAAACAACACGAGGAGTGCGCCACCGCCGCCTACAACCTGGGGGTGGCGATGATGCAGCAGAACCGGCTTGCTGAGGCCCGGGAACACTTCGAGAAGGCGATCGAGACGGGCAGCCGGATGTTCGAAGCCTACGTCAACCTCGGTTACATCCACTTTAAAGAGGGCGACGTGGAAATGGTGGCCGAAGTCAACCGGAAGGCCGTGGAACTGGAGCCGCGCTACGCCCGTGGTTACGCGAACCTGGGCTTCGCTTATCTTCAAATGGCCCGGACCGGTGAGGCGATCGAGGCCCTGGAAAAAGCGCTGGCACTCAACCCGGAGATCGTTCAGGCCTGGAACAACCTGGCCAACGCCCACCTGCAGCAGGGCGACGCGGACAAGGCGATCGAAGCCGGCGAAAGGTTGGTGGCCCTTGCTCCGGACTTCGGTCTGGGACACAACAATCTGGCCGTGGCCTATTACCATAAGGGGAATTTCCCCAAGGCGCTCGAGCATGCCGATATCGCCGCGGGCCAGGGCTTCGCGCTGCACCCGGAGTTCGTGAAGATACTCGATACCTATCGCCAAGAGTAA
- a CDS encoding YkgJ family cysteine cluster protein: MPEELFREYEQLVAGADAAFQKMEREHGERIRCARHCVDCCHAIFGLFLIESVYLKQLFEELGPNEKAAVLVRADKADKALAALEKSLKEQDDPHLQSYALAREKIRCPLLDDRDECVLYPFRPITCRVYGIPTMIGGGAFVCGQAGFEEGQSYPAFDLDAVYRSLHQLSKELLARTGETDLERADLLVSVSKTLKSSLEELIKL, from the coding sequence ATGCCGGAAGAATTGTTCCGCGAATACGAGCAGCTGGTGGCGGGTGCGGACGCGGCGTTTCAGAAAATGGAGCGCGAGCACGGCGAGCGGATCCGTTGCGCCAGGCACTGCGTGGATTGCTGTCACGCCATTTTTGGCCTGTTCCTGATCGAGTCCGTCTATCTGAAGCAGCTTTTCGAGGAACTGGGGCCGAACGAGAAAGCGGCCGTACTTGTGCGGGCGGACAAGGCGGACAAGGCGCTGGCGGCGCTGGAGAAAAGCCTCAAGGAGCAGGACGACCCGCACTTGCAGTCCTACGCGCTGGCCCGGGAGAAAATCCGCTGTCCGCTGTTGGACGACCGGGACGAATGTGTGCTCTACCCCTTCAGGCCCATCACCTGCCGTGTGTACGGCATCCCGACGATGATCGGCGGCGGGGCTTTTGTCTGCGGCCAAGCCGGGTTCGAAGAGGGGCAGTCCTATCCGGCCTTCGATCTTGACGCCGTCTACCGGAGCCTGCACCAACTGTCGAAGGAGCTTCTGGCCAGGACCGGGGAGACAGACCTGGAGCGGGCGGACTTGTTGGTGTCCGTGTCCAAGACCTTGAAATCTTCCCTGGAAGAGCTGATCAAGCTTTAG
- a CDS encoding DVU0298 family protein, translated as MPPWNYRDRPGKAVVNVSLGKEPVKKVSCPFCGLAVDRPRELKTRRPGEMPAGACACGAVYIFDITGHNLGTAFLEALVLACDMDWELASDLASGEDYTDKILERYDAESHYIVPGGAYEGRRIAGALYFVRLHRDIREVTGEGAARKLLLSEPEPFVRAAAKVPAIRKSLLTKKQVEELIGENRIGPLLEAAAAQDKKVLRHLQRLLCSGDRLFRFRVTETLGRVCAVIAAEDPAPVANLLHELANSFQYSAASNWGALEAIGEIIAGAPRVFGGYIPVLYQFLQDEGLRPQAVRSIGTVARVRPDLIRWTIPRLLSFLQDPNPETCGCTAWVLGRLAAPEARPGLAAITGRDETVWFHEDGAIVPKTVGRLAAEALENMEAGNRDPMQNPEFSIQNERKQAATRPHTT; from the coding sequence GTGCCACCCTGGAATTACCGGGACCGACCAGGTAAGGCCGTGGTCAACGTGAGCTTGGGCAAAGAACCGGTCAAAAAAGTGTCCTGCCCCTTTTGCGGGCTGGCCGTTGACCGGCCGCGCGAGTTGAAGACCCGCCGGCCCGGAGAGATGCCCGCGGGCGCTTGCGCCTGCGGCGCGGTGTACATATTTGACATTACGGGACACAACCTGGGGACGGCCTTTCTGGAAGCGCTGGTCCTGGCCTGTGACATGGATTGGGAGCTGGCCTCGGACCTGGCGTCCGGAGAGGACTACACGGACAAGATCCTTGAAAGATACGACGCCGAATCGCACTATATTGTGCCCGGGGGTGCCTACGAAGGGCGGAGGATCGCCGGCGCCCTGTACTTTGTACGCCTCCACCGGGACATCCGTGAAGTGACCGGTGAAGGAGCAGCAAGGAAACTGCTCCTGTCGGAGCCCGAACCGTTCGTTCGGGCCGCCGCCAAGGTTCCCGCCATCCGCAAAAGCCTGCTGACCAAAAAACAGGTTGAAGAGCTGATAGGTGAAAACCGCATCGGCCCGCTCCTGGAGGCCGCCGCCGCGCAGGACAAGAAGGTCCTGCGGCACCTGCAGCGTCTCCTGTGCTCAGGGGACCGGCTTTTCCGTTTCCGGGTGACCGAGACCCTGGGCCGGGTTTGCGCCGTGATCGCCGCGGAAGACCCGGCCCCGGTCGCCAACCTGCTCCACGAACTGGCCAACTCGTTTCAGTATTCCGCCGCGTCGAACTGGGGCGCCCTGGAGGCGATCGGTGAAATCATCGCCGGCGCGCCCAGAGTTTTTGGCGGCTACATCCCGGTTTTGTACCAGTTCTTGCAGGACGAAGGCCTTCGGCCGCAAGCCGTTAGGAGCATAGGTACCGTCGCCCGGGTCCGGCCGGATTTAATCCGCTGGACTATCCCGCGTCTTTTGTCTTTCCTTCAGGACCCCAACCCGGAGACCTGTGGTTGCACGGCGTGGGTGCTCGGCCGTTTGGCCGCCCCCGAAGCGAGACCCGGCCTGGCGGCAATCACCGGCCGGGATGAGACGGTTTGGTTCCACGAGGACGGAGCAATCGTGCCAAAGACGGTCGGCCGGCTGGCCGCGGAGGCCCTGGAAAATATGGAAGCCGGAAACCGGGATCCAATGCAGAATCCAGAATTCAGTATCCAGAATGAGAGAAAGCAGGCCGCCACACGGCCTCACACAACATGA
- a CDS encoding zinc ribbon domain-containing protein yields the protein MPVFEFRCLECGHLFEQLFRNSDEKVEIACPQCRSESFERVISSTNYVMGSGKPQKPKITTKSCSSGNTCATLELPGPTR from the coding sequence GTGCCTGTATTCGAGTTTCGCTGCCTGGAGTGCGGCCACCTTTTTGAGCAGCTCTTCCGCAATTCGGACGAAAAGGTGGAAATCGCCTGTCCCCAATGCCGTTCGGAATCGTTCGAGCGCGTGATCAGCAGCACCAATTACGTAATGGGTTCCGGTAAGCCGCAAAAACCAAAGATCACGACCAAGTCGTGCAGTTCGGGGAACACTTGTGCCACCCTGGAATTACCGGGACCGACCAGGTAA
- a CDS encoding 4Fe-4S binding protein gives MFVVTVDRDVCDGCGECTESCPSETLKLIDGKAQVVNDECMGCETCVTICPTGAVTLQEV, from the coding sequence ATGTTCGTGGTGACCGTTGACCGGGATGTCTGCGACGGTTGCGGAGAATGCACGGAGTCCTGTCCGTCGGAAACCCTCAAACTTATCGATGGAAAGGCGCAGGTGGTAAACGACGAGTGTATGGGCTGCGAGACCTGTGTCACCATCTGCCCGACCGGCGCGGTGACGCTGCAAGAGGTGTAG
- a CDS encoding respiratory nitrate reductase subunit gamma, translating to MNVFIGQILPYVAVTVFLGGVAWRIWRWMIPRIVHNITLSPWPKSWSAAIVWMLWQLATFWNLLKFDRPLWFGAWFMHIALFLMLAGHVQAFYTLGLQFHILVPGLITPELSLWMSFWFGTVLGLVFLLALLYLLGRRLVNEPVRVISSASDYVHLLLLIGIATLGNIMRIFPEYHVGYVPVREYLAGLFLFQPHPMPDSLLFLAKFTLVMILMIIFPFSKLMHSFGFFWERWIVNRPFHEPARGLPGAGVQLPK from the coding sequence GTGAACGTTTTTATCGGTCAGATTCTGCCTTACGTGGCGGTCACCGTGTTTCTGGGCGGCGTGGCCTGGCGGATCTGGCGCTGGATGATCCCGCGGATCGTGCATAACATCACCTTGTCCCCGTGGCCGAAGAGCTGGTCGGCGGCCATCGTTTGGATGCTTTGGCAACTGGCCACTTTCTGGAACCTCTTAAAGTTTGACCGGCCGCTGTGGTTCGGTGCCTGGTTTATGCACATCGCCCTGTTTCTCATGCTGGCGGGGCATGTTCAGGCTTTTTACACCCTGGGGTTGCAGTTCCACATCCTGGTGCCCGGCTTGATCACTCCGGAGCTGAGCCTGTGGATGTCGTTCTGGTTCGGTACCGTCCTGGGTTTGGTCTTCCTGCTGGCGCTGCTGTACCTGCTGGGGCGGCGCCTGGTCAACGAGCCGGTCCGGGTCATCTCCTCGGCGAGTGATTATGTGCACCTGCTGCTGCTGATCGGCATCGCCACGCTCGGCAATATCATGCGCATCTTCCCCGAGTACCACGTGGGTTACGTCCCGGTTCGGGAGTACCTCGCGGGACTTTTCCTTTTCCAGCCGCACCCGATGCCCGACAGCCTTTTGTTTCTAGCCAAGTTCACGCTGGTAATGATCCTGATGATTATCTTCCCGTTCAGCAAACTGATGCACTCTTTCGGCTTCTTCTGGGAGCGGTGGATCGTCAACCGGCCGTTCCATGAACCGGCCCGCGGTCTGCCGGGCGCCGGGGTGCAGCTTCCCAAATAG
- a CDS encoding (Fe-S)-binding protein: MSEANGLRQPKRATEDLFLKLGVVPVPDGEKAAAAIGHLDEFRTKVRSFVMAMESCVKCGACAENCHTYLGTRDPNNIPAGRADLIRKVYKRHFTVQGKLFPGLVGAQDLDLETIEKWYSYYYQCSECRRCAHVCPFGIDTAEVTMIGRQILFWLGIGPQLHTATSGAILKTGNHMGLTQAGMIDTLDFLSEEIEEEYEGLKVTFPVDKPNSDVLYVPSSADFMLNANTLKGAAMFLQYVGANWTISSRITEAGNFGYLMDQNRIMREMVTRLMEETTRLGCKKIVWGECGHGWRATKMYVPTMSDMPASRRVPMTHIHDEIEAYVKAGLLELDPKRNARKITLHDPCNYARACGHSDNMRVIMNAVVPKGAFTEMRPNREANFCCGGGSGILFDDKKMYEYRILASNKKAEQVRATDAEALCAPCSICKAQLYPMVKEHKLPVEVVGLVDLVGNALVFRD, from the coding sequence ATGAGTGAAGCGAATGGGTTGAGGCAGCCCAAGCGGGCTACCGAAGACCTGTTTTTGAAACTGGGGGTCGTGCCCGTACCAGACGGCGAGAAAGCGGCGGCGGCAATCGGGCATCTTGACGAGTTCCGGACCAAGGTACGTTCCTTTGTGATGGCCATGGAGTCGTGCGTCAAGTGCGGCGCCTGTGCCGAGAACTGCCACACCTACCTGGGGACGCGGGATCCGAACAACATCCCGGCCGGCCGGGCGGACCTGATCCGTAAAGTCTACAAGCGCCACTTCACCGTGCAGGGGAAACTCTTCCCCGGTCTGGTGGGCGCCCAGGACCTGGACCTGGAAACTATTGAGAAGTGGTACAGCTACTACTACCAGTGTTCCGAGTGCCGGCGCTGCGCGCACGTCTGCCCGTTCGGCATCGACACCGCCGAGGTGACGATGATCGGGCGGCAGATCCTGTTTTGGCTGGGCATCGGGCCGCAACTCCACACCGCCACCTCGGGCGCGATTTTAAAGACCGGCAACCATATGGGCCTGACCCAGGCCGGGATGATCGACACGCTCGACTTTCTGTCCGAGGAGATCGAAGAGGAGTACGAAGGACTCAAGGTCACGTTCCCGGTCGACAAGCCCAATTCGGACGTCCTGTACGTCCCGTCCTCGGCGGACTTCATGTTGAACGCCAACACGCTGAAGGGCGCGGCCATGTTCCTCCAGTACGTCGGCGCCAACTGGACCATCTCCAGCCGGATCACCGAGGCCGGTAACTTCGGCTACCTGATGGACCAGAACCGCATCATGCGGGAGATGGTGACCAGGCTGATGGAGGAAACCACCCGCCTGGGCTGCAAGAAGATCGTCTGGGGCGAGTGCGGCCACGGCTGGCGGGCGACCAAGATGTACGTGCCGACAATGTCCGACATGCCGGCTTCCAGAAGGGTCCCGATGACCCATATCCATGACGAGATTGAGGCTTACGTCAAAGCCGGGCTGCTGGAGCTGGATCCAAAGCGCAACGCGCGGAAGATTACGCTGCACGATCCGTGCAACTACGCACGGGCCTGCGGGCACAGCGACAACATGCGCGTGATCATGAACGCGGTGGTGCCGAAGGGCGCCTTCACGGAAATGAGGCCCAACCGGGAGGCCAACTTCTGTTGCGGCGGCGGTTCCGGAATCCTGTTTGACGATAAGAAGATGTACGAATACCGGATCTTGGCCTCCAACAAGAAGGCCGAACAGGTGCGGGCGACCGATGCGGAGGCCCTGTGCGCGCCGTGTTCCATCTGTAAAGCCCAGCTCTACCCCATGGTTAAGGAACACAAGCTACCCGTGGAAGTGGTGGGGCTGGTGGACCTGGTGGGCAACGCGCTGGTATTTCGCGACTAG
- a CDS encoding TusE/DsrC/DsvC family sulfur relay protein has product MPFIEVDGKQVEVDEDGFMVDPAAWWPGWAHYVAKSEGIGELTERHWHVIEFLKDYYAKTGIAPMIRKLCKESGIPLKEMYELFPTGPAKGACKCAGLPKPTGCV; this is encoded by the coding sequence ATGCCGTTTATCGAGGTTGACGGAAAACAGGTGGAAGTCGACGAGGACGGTTTCATGGTCGACCCCGCGGCCTGGTGGCCGGGGTGGGCGCACTATGTGGCCAAATCGGAGGGGATCGGTGAGCTGACCGAGCGGCACTGGCACGTGATCGAGTTCCTGAAAGATTACTACGCCAAGACCGGTATCGCCCCGATGATCCGCAAGCTCTGCAAGGAAAGCGGCATCCCCCTGAAGGAGATGTACGAGCTGTTCCCCACGGGCCCCGCGAAAGGCGCCTGCAAATGTGCGGGTCTGCCCAAGCCCACCGGCTGCGTGTAA